In the Girardinichthys multiradiatus isolate DD_20200921_A chromosome 4, DD_fGirMul_XY1, whole genome shotgun sequence genome, one interval contains:
- the nip7 gene encoding 60S ribosome subunit biogenesis protein NIP7 homolog, with the protein MRPLTDEETKIMFEKLSKYIGENIKLLVDRPDGTYCFRLHQDRVYYMSEKILKLATNFSRDKLISVGTCFGKFSKTKKFRLHITALDFLAPYAKFKVWVKPGAEQSFLYGNHVLKSGLGRITENTMQYQGVVVYSMADVPLGFGVAAKSTQECRRVDPMSIVVFHQADVGEFIRNEDTLT; encoded by the exons ATGAGACCGCTAACAGACGAGGAGACAAAAATTATGTTTGAGAAGCTGTCAAAGTA CATTGGGGAAAACATTAAACTTCTAGTGGACAGGCCTGATGGCACCTATTGCTTCAGGCTACACCAAGACCGCGTTTACTACATGAG TGAGAAAATTCTCAAATTGGCAACAAACTTTTCCAGAGATAAACTTATTTCAGTGGGAACGTGCTTTGGGAAGTTCTCAAAGACCAAGAAGTTCCGCCTGCACATCACAGCCCTGGATTTCCTGGCTCCCTATGCAAAG TTCAAGGTGTGGGTGAAACCTGGAGCAGAACAGTCTTTCTTGTATGGGAACCATGTGCTGAAATCTGGCCTTGGCAGAATTACTGAAAACACGATGCAGTATCAAGGAGTCGTGGTTTACTCCATGGCTGATGTACCTTtg GGTTTTGGAGTAGCAGCCAAGTCCACACAGGAGTGTCGGAGAGTAGACCCCATGTCCATTGTGGTGTTCCACCAGGCTGATGTGGGAGAGTTCATTAGGAATGAGGACACGCTGACATAA
- the terfa gene encoding telomeric repeat binding factor a isoform X2 yields MPLRGGGKAPERTLPPPFKRKEEERRSANMAAEESVNVDLVNVEKVVNRWIVDYYFSLAVEFFKTHQYADFCVSRAILDEIIKRPIEPIDDMAIKVRVLQFLSRINEGEKLNVEFGPEHSKTPLESALHLLESMRTDFQIPQKDFDYASTLLKEMILGIFIKNGKFNKANNALILYFPKPGNCKRAIFMHLIDQGSNTHELINQINFPQFKKKMLDFCQKLCLFTVPFLQKAAKTLLEQRIEEQQDGAGRIDEQDEPGPSSSLQINTVQFRSEMYPFIQKIRLSVTYEALAEGLEEKTFSAVEEEVEVEAQENECICMQHSVDPIRGTNQRSKQEALFQRDSCSPMEASPADQPPQTDAEPRAQSGSCSKTLYTVARLVVEPDSQPCSQCTTAAEEMETERRTEKPPRTPSPSSSKEENSLQCPVTDKEVVIPTRKLPRRCNRTVSRASTSFAEFSSDSEEESLHTTTNKELDKKLHDQSKKSLSKNSNKSRASSESEEEQQEHLNLFKTPVKRPHKQPSRGSPKWKERAKHATEVKETWIDEDSFFPSVRNRVRGSNERTISNSGATKRKWTESETEKLKEGVKMFGEGNWSKIKAYFCFKDRTNVNLKDRWRTMKKQNLV; encoded by the exons ATGCCGCTCCGGGGCGGCGGTAAAGCGCCTGAAAGAACGTTACCACCACCATTCAAGCGAAAAGAAGAAGAGAGGCGAAGCGCGAACATGGCAGCAGAGGAAAGTGTAAACGTCGACCTGGTCAATGTCGAGAAGGTTGTTAACCGCTGGATAGTGGACTACTACTTTTCTCTGGCGGTGGAGTTCTTCAAAACTCATCAATATGCGGACTTCTGTGTTTCTAGGGCCATACTGGACG AAATCATTAAACGTCCAATAGAACCCATTGATGATATGGCCATTAAGGTCAGGGTGTTGCAGTTCCTTTCACGCATAAATGAAGGCGAAAAACTAA ATGTGGAGTTTGGTCCCGAACATTCAAAAACTCCTCTGGAATCAGCCCTACATTTGCTGGAAAGCATGAGGACAGATTTCCAAATTCCCCAAAAGGATTTTGACTATGCATCCACATTACTGAAAGAGATG atCCTGGGAATTTTCATAAAGAATGGAAAATTTAATAAAGCAAATAATGCACTCATTCTGTACTTTCCCAAACCAGGGAATTGCAAG AGGGCCATATTCATGCATCTCATCGATCAGGGGAGCAACACGCACGAGCTCATCAACCAAATCAACTTTCCACAGTTTAAGAAGAAGATGCTGGATTTTTGCCAGAAGCTCTGCCTCTTTACTGTCCCATTTCTTCAAAAG GCAGCAAAAACCCTTCTTGAGCAAAGAATTGAGGAGCAACAAGATGGAGCAGGTAGGATTGATGAGCAAGATGAACCCGGTCCGTCCTCCAGCCTACAAATAAACACCGTCCAGTTCAGATCAGA AATGTACCCTTTTATCCAGAAGATCAGACTTTCGGTAACCTACGAAGCCCTGGCTGAGGGtttggaagaaaaaacattttctgcagtggaggaagaggtggaggtaGAAGCCCAGGAAAATGAGTGCATTTGCATGCAGCACTCAGTTGATCCCATCAGAGGCACTAATCAGAGGTCAAAACAAGAAGCACTGTTTCAGAGAGACTCATGCAGCCCTATGGAAGCTTCCCCAGCAGACCAGCCACCACAGACAGACGCAGAACCTCGAGCACAGTCGGGGTCGTGCTCAAAGACACTCTACACTGTGGCCCGGTTGGTGGTGGAACCAGACAGCCAGCCGTGCTCCCAGTGCACAACAGCTGCAGAGGAGATGGAAACTGAGAGAAGAACAGAAAAGCCTCCACGGACGCCATCTCCATCATCATctaaagaggaaaacagcctgCAGTGCCCAGTTACAGACAAAGAAGTTGTGATACCCACAAGAAAGCTCCCCAGGCGATGCAACAGAACAGTGAGCAG AGCTTCAACTAGTTTTGCTGAATTCTCTTCAGACAGTGAGGAGGAATCCCTTCACACTACTACAAATAAGGAACTGGACAAAAAGCTCCATGACCAGTCAAAGAAATCATTGAGCAA AAACTCCAACAAATCCAGAGCGTCATCAGAAAGCGAGGAGGAGCAACAGGAGCACTTGAACCTCTTCAAAACTCCAGTGAAGAGACCTCACAAACAGCCATCCAGGGGTTCTCCAAAATG GAAAGAAAGAGCCAAACATGCAACGGAGGTGAAGGAAACATGGATTGATGAAGACTCTTTTTTCCCCTCCGTAAGGAACAGAG ttaGAGGATCAAATGAAAGAACAATCTCAAACTCAGGAGCAACAAAGAGG AAGTGGACTGAGAGTGAGACGGAGAAGTTAAAAGAAGGGGTCAAGATGTTCGGAGAGGGAAACTGGAGCAAGATAAAGGCTTATTTCTGCTTTAAAGATCGAACCAATGTGAACCTGAAGGACCGATGGAGGacgatgaaaaaacaaaacttggtttaa
- the terfa gene encoding telomeric repeat binding factor a isoform X1 yields the protein MPLRGGGKAPERTLPPPFKRKEEERRSANMAAEESVNVDLVNVEKVVNRWIVDYYFSLAVEFFKTHQYADFCVSRAILDEIIKRPIEPIDDMAIKVRVLQFLSRINEGEKLNVEFGPEHSKTPLESALHLLESMRTDFQIPQKDFDYASTLLKEMILGIFIKNGKFNKANNALILYFPKPGNCKRAIFMHLIDQGSNTHELINQINFPQFKKKMLDFCQKLCLFTVPFLQKAAKTLLEQRIEEQQDGAGRIDEQDEPGPSSSLQINTVQFRSEMYPFIQKIRLSVTYEALAEGLEEKTFSAVEEEVEVEAQENECICMQHSVDPIRGTNQRSKQEALFQRDSCSPMEASPADQPPQTDAEPRAQSGSCSKTLYTVARLVVEPDSQPCSQCTTAAEEMETERRTEKPPRTPSPSSSKEENSLQCPVTDKEVVIPTRKLPRRCNRTVSRASTSFAEFSSDSEEESLHTTTNKELDKKLHDQSKKSLSKNSNKSRASSESEEEQQEHLNLFKTPVKRPHKQPSRGSPKCGPSSVEDICLTDSSLDCSPDASSHHPIPQKSSTPHKTAQSKAGPNKEVKERAKHATEVKETWIDEDSFFPSVRNRVRGSNERTISNSGATKRKWTESETEKLKEGVKMFGEGNWSKIKAYFCFKDRTNVNLKDRWRTMKKQNLV from the exons ATGCCGCTCCGGGGCGGCGGTAAAGCGCCTGAAAGAACGTTACCACCACCATTCAAGCGAAAAGAAGAAGAGAGGCGAAGCGCGAACATGGCAGCAGAGGAAAGTGTAAACGTCGACCTGGTCAATGTCGAGAAGGTTGTTAACCGCTGGATAGTGGACTACTACTTTTCTCTGGCGGTGGAGTTCTTCAAAACTCATCAATATGCGGACTTCTGTGTTTCTAGGGCCATACTGGACG AAATCATTAAACGTCCAATAGAACCCATTGATGATATGGCCATTAAGGTCAGGGTGTTGCAGTTCCTTTCACGCATAAATGAAGGCGAAAAACTAA ATGTGGAGTTTGGTCCCGAACATTCAAAAACTCCTCTGGAATCAGCCCTACATTTGCTGGAAAGCATGAGGACAGATTTCCAAATTCCCCAAAAGGATTTTGACTATGCATCCACATTACTGAAAGAGATG atCCTGGGAATTTTCATAAAGAATGGAAAATTTAATAAAGCAAATAATGCACTCATTCTGTACTTTCCCAAACCAGGGAATTGCAAG AGGGCCATATTCATGCATCTCATCGATCAGGGGAGCAACACGCACGAGCTCATCAACCAAATCAACTTTCCACAGTTTAAGAAGAAGATGCTGGATTTTTGCCAGAAGCTCTGCCTCTTTACTGTCCCATTTCTTCAAAAG GCAGCAAAAACCCTTCTTGAGCAAAGAATTGAGGAGCAACAAGATGGAGCAGGTAGGATTGATGAGCAAGATGAACCCGGTCCGTCCTCCAGCCTACAAATAAACACCGTCCAGTTCAGATCAGA AATGTACCCTTTTATCCAGAAGATCAGACTTTCGGTAACCTACGAAGCCCTGGCTGAGGGtttggaagaaaaaacattttctgcagtggaggaagaggtggaggtaGAAGCCCAGGAAAATGAGTGCATTTGCATGCAGCACTCAGTTGATCCCATCAGAGGCACTAATCAGAGGTCAAAACAAGAAGCACTGTTTCAGAGAGACTCATGCAGCCCTATGGAAGCTTCCCCAGCAGACCAGCCACCACAGACAGACGCAGAACCTCGAGCACAGTCGGGGTCGTGCTCAAAGACACTCTACACTGTGGCCCGGTTGGTGGTGGAACCAGACAGCCAGCCGTGCTCCCAGTGCACAACAGCTGCAGAGGAGATGGAAACTGAGAGAAGAACAGAAAAGCCTCCACGGACGCCATCTCCATCATCATctaaagaggaaaacagcctgCAGTGCCCAGTTACAGACAAAGAAGTTGTGATACCCACAAGAAAGCTCCCCAGGCGATGCAACAGAACAGTGAGCAG AGCTTCAACTAGTTTTGCTGAATTCTCTTCAGACAGTGAGGAGGAATCCCTTCACACTACTACAAATAAGGAACTGGACAAAAAGCTCCATGACCAGTCAAAGAAATCATTGAGCAA AAACTCCAACAAATCCAGAGCGTCATCAGAAAGCGAGGAGGAGCAACAGGAGCACTTGAACCTCTTCAAAACTCCAGTGAAGAGACCTCACAAACAGCCATCCAGGGGTTCTCCAAAATG TGGCCCAAGCAGTGTAGAAGATATTTGTTTAACAGACTCTTCGTTGGACTGCTCCCCTGATGCGTCCTCTCATCACCCTATCCCTCAGAAGAGCTCTACTCCTCACAAAACTGCTCAAAGCAAGGCTGGCCCCAATAAAGAAGT GAAAGAAAGAGCCAAACATGCAACGGAGGTGAAGGAAACATGGATTGATGAAGACTCTTTTTTCCCCTCCGTAAGGAACAGAG ttaGAGGATCAAATGAAAGAACAATCTCAAACTCAGGAGCAACAAAGAGG AAGTGGACTGAGAGTGAGACGGAGAAGTTAAAAGAAGGGGTCAAGATGTTCGGAGAGGGAAACTGGAGCAAGATAAAGGCTTATTTCTGCTTTAAAGATCGAACCAATGTGAACCTGAAGGACCGATGGAGGacgatgaaaaaacaaaacttggtttaa
- the zdhhc7 gene encoding palmitoyltransferase ZDHHC7, protein MQSSNHRLRDMDQHHPLLSAGADVETGSLGAGVMVGGPNSGHTAGNRTVWFIQDSCGMVCATMTWFLVLYAEFVVNFVMLLPAKNFWYSLLNGATFNSLAVLALASHLRTMLTDPGAVPKGNATKEYMDSLQLKPGEVIYKCPKCCSIKPERAHHCSICKRCIRKMDHHCPWVNNCVGEKNQRFFVLFTMYIALISAHALGLSGMHFFTCIKVQWNECSDFSPGVSVLLLIFLCLEAILFLTFTAVMFGTQIHSICNDETEIERLKNEKPTWERHMRWDGMKSVFGGPPSFLWCNPFTGLRLRRLLMVTQGRRGGSEFSV, encoded by the exons ATGCAGTCTTCAAACCACCGGCTACGAGATATGGATCAGCACCACCCACTGCTTTCAGCCGGTGCAGACGTAGAGACGGGCAGCCTGGGAGCTGGAGTGATGGTTGGAGGTCCAAACTCGGGCCACACTGCAGGGAACCGCACAGTCTGGTTCATTCAGGACAGCTGCGGTATGGTGTGCGCAACCATGACTTGGTTCCTGGTGCTGTACGCCGAGTTTGTGGTGAACTTTGTCATGCTTCTGCCCGCCAAAAACTTTTGGTACTCCTTACTGAACGGAGCCACCTTCAACTCCCTGGCTGTGCTTGCGCTGGCATCCCACCTGCGTACGATGTTGACCGACCCA GGTGCAGTTCCTAAGGGCAATGCAACCAAGGAGTACATGGATAGTTTGCAGCTTAAGCCTGGTGAGGTCATCTACAAATGCCCAAAGTGTTGCAGCATCAAACCTGAAAGAGCACACCACTGCAG TATTTGTAAACGATGCATCCGGAAGATGGATCATCACTGTCCCTGGGTCAATAACTGCGTAGGAGAAAAGAATCAGAgattctttgttctttttact ATGTACATAGCCTTGATTTCAGCCCATGCTCTGGGCCTCAGTGGAATGCATTTTTTCACATGCATTAAGGTGCAGTGGAACG AGTGCAGTGACTTCTCACCGGGGGTGTCGGTTCTGCTGCTGATCTTCCTCTGTCTCGAAGCCATCCTCTTCCTCACTTTTACAGCTGTGATGTTTGGCACACAGATTCACTCTATCTGCAATGATGAGACG GAGATTGAGCGTCTTAAAAACGAGAAGCCCACATGGGAACGTCACATGAGATGGGACGGAATGAAATCCGTTTTTGGGGGCCCACCATCTTTTCTGTGGTGCAACCCATTCACGGGTCTGCGTCTGAGGCGTCTGTTGATGGTGACCCAGGGTCGCCGTGGTGGCTCCGAGTTTTCCGTTTGA